GGCGCCAAAAAAGTGATGTGTATTAAAGTTCTGGGTGATTCCCGGAAACGATATGCTCGTATTGGCGATCTCATTTCATGCTCCGTAAAAACGGCTATACCCGGCGGAAACGTGAAAAAAGGAGAAGTGGTAACGGCTGTTGTCGTAAGAACCAAAAAAGAAATTCGACGTCGTGATGGAAGCTATATTCGCTTCGATGAAAATGCGGCGGTAATTATTAACAAAGAAAACGAGCCTGTTGGAACACGTATTTTCGGTCCCGTTGCCAGAGAACTCCGGGAAAAGAATTTTATGCGTATTGTTTCATTGGCTCCGGAAGTACTTTAAACTGAATCGTTATGCCCAGAAAGTATAACACGCAAAAAAAATTACACGTTAAAAAAGGCGATGAAGTGTTAGTCATTGCCGGAAACGACAAGGGTCAAAGAGGCCGTGTACTCATGGTAAATCCCGGAAAAGAACGAGTTCTTGTTGAAGGGATTAATATGAGAACACATCACGAAAAACCAACCCAGGAAAATCCCCAGGGTGGCCGGTTACATCGTGAAGCATCCATCCATGTATCG
This sequence is a window from Rhodohalobacter sp. 614A. Protein-coding genes within it:
- the rplN gene encoding 50S ribosomal protein L14, translating into MIQTQSLLNVADNSGAKKVMCIKVLGDSRKRYARIGDLISCSVKTAIPGGNVKKGEVVTAVVVRTKKEIRRRDGSYIRFDENAAVIINKENEPVGTRIFGPVARELREKNFMRIVSLAPEVL
- the rplX gene encoding 50S ribosomal protein L24 — encoded protein: MPRKYNTQKKLHVKKGDEVLVIAGNDKGQRGRVLMVNPGKERVLVEGINMRTHHEKPTQENPQGGRLHREASIHVSNVMVIDPTTDEPTRIGRKRIDEEGGGRWVRYSKSSGEIIDK